In Phreatobacter cathodiphilus, the genomic window GGGCCATGCCATCGCCGCTGGCGACCGGCCGGGCATCCTCGAATGGGCGGGCCTTGCCGCAGCCTTCTCCGGCCTCGTCTGGCTGGTCGCGCCCGGTGTCGCCGCCCCCTCGCCCGCCGGCGTGCTGCTGATGGTCGCCGCCGGCCTCTCCTGGGCGGTCTATTCCGTCCTCGGCCGCGGCTCGACACAGCCGCTCGCCGACACCGCCGGCAATTTCCTGCGCTGCCTGCCCGTGGCCCTGCTGCTCCTGGCCTGGGGCTGGCGCGTCCATCCGCCGGAGCCGGCCGGGCTCGCTTATGCCATCGCCTCCGGCGCGCTCGCCTCGGGTCTCGGCTATGCCGTCTGGTACGCCGTCATGCCCGCGCTGCCGCGCGTCACCGCCGCCTCGATCCAGCTCACCGTCCCCGCCATCGCCGCGGCGGGCGCGGTGATCTTCATCGGCGAGACGCTGACGGCGCGCATGGTTCTGGCCTCGGCCGGCATGATCGTCGGCATCGCCGTCGTGATCCTCGCGGGCGAGCGGCGCCGGCGCGGCGACTGAATCAATCTGTGAAGAGGCGGACTCTCCACCTCAGGACGAGCAGCGAAAGCGATTCCGCGTCAGGGACTTCGAACGCGCGGATGAGACGGAGCGGCAAGGCGGTCCGCCCGTCACTCCATCACGGCGGCCTTGAGGATGCAGACCATGACCGCATGGGCGGGCCCTGTGCCGACGTTGCGGATGACGTGGCGGCCGTCGCAGCGATAGCGCGCGCTCTCGCCGGCCCCCACCGTCTCGAGCCGGTCGCCGACCTCCACCTGCAACTCGCCTTCCAGCACCGACAGGCTCTCGATGGACCCGCGCTGGTGGCCTTCGCTCTCCAGCATCCCGCCGGGGTCGCACTGGAAGTCGTACCACTGCAGCCACTCGACGGTCTTGATCCAGCCGATGATCGACAGGCGGCACTTGCCGTCGTCGGAGACCAGCAGCGGTGTGTCGGCCCGCGACAGCTTCTCGAGGAAGGGTTCTTCGGTGGCGGTCGCCAGCACCCGCTCGATCGACACGTCCAGCGCCTGGCTCAATCGCCAGATGGTGGCGAGCGTCGGATTGGTTTCGTTGCGCTCGATCTGGCTGATGATGGACTTGGCGACGCCCGACTGTTCCGACAGCTCGGACAGCGACAGGTTGTAGGCCTTGCGCAGCCGCTGCACCGTCTTGCCGAGATTGCCGGACAGCACGTGGGCTCCGGCATCCATCTCGATCTTCTTGGGGTCCCGGTCGGCCATGGGCGGCAAGCTGTCCCGTGCGTCGTGTCGAACGAAACGTTCGTTCCGCCGTTCTATGGCCCTCACCCCCGTGGCGCAAGGTCGCGGAACGCCGAAGGGGCCCTTCCCGCCCTCAGACCTCGCGTGCGCCGAGCGCGGCGTGGGTGGAAACCCGCGTCCACGGTCCGATGCGCCCCTGGAAGGCGGTGTAATGGGCGGCGATCTTGCCGGCCATCGGGCTGCGCGTGCCGAGTTCGCCGAGGAGGTCGGCGGCGTGGCGGCGGGCGAGCTGCACCATCGGCGTCGGGAAGCCGCGCAGCCGGACGCCGTGGGTCGAGACCATGGTCGCCAGCGCCTCCATGTTGAGGATCTCGATTTCGGCGAGCGCCACCGCCTGCTCCGCCTCGCTCGCCGCCTGCACGACCGCCTTGAGGTCGTCAGGCAGCCCGTCCCACAGCGCCTTGTTGACGACGAGCTCGCTCGACCCGTTGGGCTTGTTGAAGCCGGGCGCGTAGTAGAAGGGCGCCACGCGCCACAGTCCGAGCTGGATGTCGGATCCGGGCGAGGTGAACTCGGCCCCGTCCACGGCACCGCGCTCCAGCGCCGGATAGATATCGCCGGGCGGCACGGCGATGGCGGTGGCGCCGAGGCGCTGGAACAGCTCGGCGCCCAGCCCCACCATGCGGATGGTGAGCCCCTTCACGTCCTCCGCGGACTGCAACTCCCGGCGGAACCAGCCGCCCATCGACACGCCGGTATTGCCACCGAGGAAGGGTTTGACGCCGAAACGCGCCGCCGCCTCGTCCCACAGCGCCTGTCCGCCGCCCTTCAGCACCCAGGCATTGTGCTCGTTCGGCGTCAGGCCGAAGGGAATGGCGGTGAAGAAGGCGAGGCCCGGTTCCCGCCCGATGGCGAAGAAGGAGGCGGTGTGCCCGAGCTCGACCGTGGCGTTGCCCACCGCCTCGTGCACGGAAAAGGCCGGCACCACCTCGCCGGCGGCGAAGACCTGCACCTCGATCCGCCCGCCCGACAGGAGCTTGATCCGGTCGGCGATGCGCTGGGCCGAGAAGGCGGGACCGGGGAGGTTGCGCGGCCAGGAGGTGACGAGGCGCCAGCGCAGCGCCTGGGCCCGCGCGATACCGGGGGCGGCCGCGAGACCGGCGGCGCCGGCGGCGAGGGCGGATCGGCGATTGAAGGTCATGTCACCACCAGGCGTGAAAATGATGGGTCGGCCCATGGCCCTCGCCGATCGCAAGCCGGTCGGCCGCGGCGATGGCGGCCGTCACGTAGTCCTTCGCCTCGCTCACGGCCTGCCCCAGCGCGAAGCCCTTGGCGAGGCCTGCGGCGACCGCCGAGGAGAGCGTGCAGCCGGTGCCGTGGGTGTTGCGGGTGACGACGCGCGGGGCCTCCAGCCGCACCGCCCCCGCCGACGTGACCAGAAGGTCGACGCTCGTCTCCCCCACCGCATGTCCGCCCTTCATCAGCACGGCGCGGGCGCCCTGGCGGATCAGCGCCTGCCCCTGGGCGAGCATGTCCTCCTCGCTGCGCGCCACCGGCTGGTCGAGGAGGGCCGCGGCCTCCAGGAGGTTCGGCGTGACGAGGACCGCGCGGGGAAAGAGCAGCCGCCGCAGCGCCGAGACCGCATCGGGGTTGAGGAGGCGGTCGCCCGAGGTGGCGACCATCACGGGATCGAGCACCACCTGCTCCACACGGTGGCGGTCGAGCCCCGCCGCCACCGCCTCGATGACGGTGACCTGTGACAGCATGCCGATCTTGGCGGCGCCGACCTTCAGGTCGGAAAAGACCGAATCCATCTGCGCAGCGACGAAGTCCGGCGGCACGTCGTGGATCGCCTGGACGCCGCGCGTGTTCTGCGCGGTCAGAGCCGTGACGACGCTCGCGCCATAGACACCGAGGGCAGAGAAGGTCTTGAGATCGGCCTGGATGCCGGCGCCCCCCCCGGAATCCGAGCCCGCGATGGTGACGGCGATGGCGGTCATGAAGCCTCTCCCTGGGACGGTGACGTGACGCGCGCCCGAGCGGCGATGTCATCCGCCTCCAGCGCATAGAGCGCGTCGAGATAGGCCGATGCGAAACTTCCCGGGCCCCGCGCCGTCTCGGCGGCGCGCTCCCCGGCGATGCCGAGCACGACCATGGCGGCGGCGGTCGCGGTGAAGGCGTCCTCGCCGACCGCGATGAAGGCGGTGGTGATCGCCGCCCCGGCGCAGCCCATGGCGGTGACCCGCGCCATCAGCGGATGGCCGTTGGCGACGGCGGCGAGGCGCCGGCCGTCGGTCACCAGGTCCGTCTCGCCGGTGGCGGCAACGACCGTGCCGAGGCGCAGCGCCAGGGCATCGGCGTCGGTGTCGAGCACGGCGATCTCGGCGCCGTTGCCGCGGATCGCCGCCGGCCCGAGCGCCGCGAGGTCGCGGGCGAAGGCGGCGCGTCCCGCCGAGCGGTCGATGAAGACGGGGTCGAGGAGAAAGGGCCTCCCCGCCGCGCTCGCCGCCTCGATGGCGGTGCGGATGACGGCGCGGCGCTCCGGCTCCAGCGTGCCGAGGTTGACGAGGAGACCGTCGGCACCGCCGGCGAAAGCGGCGATCTCGTCCGGCGCGGTAGTCATGGACGGCACCGCGCCGAGGGCCAGCAGAGCGTTGGCGGTGAAGGCCTGGGCCACCGTGTTGGTGATGCAGTGGATGCGCGGCCGCCGCACGCGGACCGCCGCAAGGCCGTCGCGGGCGGCGCCGAGAATGTCGGTCGGGAGCTCGGATTCCCCGCGCGGGGGCAATGCGTCCATCTCGGTTTCCTCCGCCGGCATGACCCGGTTCAGGTACGACGGGTTGGCCTTGCGACCTCTCAGCCCGGTGAAGGGCACCCCGACGAGACTATGGGGGAGAGTTAGGCCATGGCAGCGCCCGGCGCAAGCTCGCCCGGCACGGCCTGCGGGGGGATGACGCGCGCGCCCTTTGATGGCATGGGAAAGGCCTGCATGCCGCGAGGGTCCCCATGATCGCCTTCTTCGTCCAGATCAAATGCCAGCTCGGCAAGGCCTACCAGGTGGCCGCCGCCCTCGCCGACCGCGAGATCGCCTCGGAGATCTATTCGACGGCCGGCAATTTCGACCTGCTGGTGAAGTTCTACGTCGAGCCCGGCACCGACATCGGCCATTTCGTCAACGAGCAGGTGCAGCTCATCCCGGGCATCCAGGACACGCACACGATCATCACGTTCAAGGCCTTCTGAGGCCGTTCACGGCTGCCGCTGGCGCCAGAGCTGCCAGACGCCGAAGGCGAGCGTCACCATGCCGGCATACCAGAGGACCGGCACGTAACGCGGGATGGCGCTGCGGATGTTCGCCTGGAAGAAGGCGCATTCCGGCGTGGCGAAGCCGATGCAGGCAACCTTGAGCCCGAGCAGCGAGAAGGCTCCGCCATACTGCGCGTAATAGGCGAACCACCAGACCACCGAGACCAGGCAAAAGGCCAGGCCGAGATAGACGGCGGGGGGCGTCGATGGCTTGGGCTCTTCCGGCGCCATGAAGTCCTTCCTGGAACGGCTGCGGGTCGGCGCCATTTAGGCGGGTTCACGGGGCGATGGCCAGCCACCCGCATTGCGCCCCTGCTGATGGCGAGGCTTGCCTCGCAGCCTCGAAGCGTTCCATTCTGCCGCCCGAGTTCCCCGGAGCACGCGACATGACGCCGACGAAATTCGGAATGGGCCAGGCTTTGAGCAGGGTCGAGGACGCCCCGCTGATCAAGGGCGAGGGGCGCTTCGTCTCCGACCTCGTACCCGAGGGAGCGCTGGTCGGCTACGTGCTGCGCTCGCCCTTCGCCTTCGCCGACTTCGTCATCACCGACACCAGCGCCGCTCGCTCCATGAAGGGCGTCAAGGCGGTGTTCACCCATGCCGACCTCGAAGGCATCGGCAACCTGCCCTGCCTGTCGCAGGTGCCCTCGGTGAACCCGATCCCCAATCCGCCCTGGGAAGTGCTCTGCTCGACGACAGTGCGCCACGTCGGCGACGGCGTCGCCTTCGTCGTGGCCGACACGCTCGACCGGGCCAAGGACGCGGCGGAAGCCATCGCCATCGAGTGGACGGCGCGCGAGCCCATCGTCGACGCGGTCGACGCCCTGCAGAAGGGCGCCCCGCAGGTCTGGCCCGACATTCCCGGCAACCTCTGCGCCGAGGTCCATCTCGGCGAGGCGGAGGCGACCGAGAAGGCCTTCGCGAAGGCCCACCGCACGGTGTCGCTGACCATCGTCAACAACCGCCTCGTCACCAACTACATGGAGACGCGGGGCTGCCTCGCCGAATATGATTCCAAGGC contains:
- a CDS encoding DMT family transporter — protein: MLRLIALTTTALVAFAANSVLARLALAGGAIDDLGYTGWRLASGALVLVLLAHLAGRRNGRPAVAGSWRQAAALFGYALAFSIAYLWLGAAVGAIVLFGAVQFGMMGHAIAAGDRPGILEWAGLAAAFSGLVWLVAPGVAAPSPAGVLLMVAAGLSWAVYSVLGRGSTQPLADTAGNFLRCLPVALLLLAWGWRVHPPEPAGLAYAIASGALASGLGYAVWYAVMPALPRVTAASIQLTVPAIAAAGAVIFIGETLTARMVLASAGMIVGIAVVILAGERRRRGD
- the thiD gene encoding bifunctional hydroxymethylpyrimidine kinase/phosphomethylpyrimidine kinase yields the protein MTAIAVTIAGSDSGGGAGIQADLKTFSALGVYGASVVTALTAQNTRGVQAIHDVPPDFVAAQMDSVFSDLKVGAAKIGMLSQVTVIEAVAAGLDRHRVEQVVLDPVMVATSGDRLLNPDAVSALRRLLFPRAVLVTPNLLEAAALLDQPVARSEEDMLAQGQALIRQGARAVLMKGGHAVGETSVDLLVTSAGAVRLEAPRVVTRNTHGTGCTLSSAVAAGLAKGFALGQAVSEAKDYVTAAIAAADRLAIGEGHGPTHHFHAWW
- a CDS encoding helix-turn-helix domain-containing protein, with protein sequence MADRDPKKIEMDAGAHVLSGNLGKTVQRLRKAYNLSLSELSEQSGVAKSIISQIERNETNPTLATIWRLSQALDVSIERVLATATEEPFLEKLSRADTPLLVSDDGKCRLSIIGWIKTVEWLQWYDFQCDPGGMLESEGHQRGSIESLSVLEGELQVEVGDRLETVGAGESARYRCDGRHVIRNVGTGPAHAVMVCILKAAVME
- a CDS encoding Lrp/AsnC ligand binding domain-containing protein, with the protein product MIAFFVQIKCQLGKAYQVAAALADREIASEIYSTAGNFDLLVKFYVEPGTDIGHFVNEQVQLIPGIQDTHTIITFKAF
- a CDS encoding TRAP transporter substrate-binding protein, translated to MTFNRRSALAAGAAGLAAAPGIARAQALRWRLVTSWPRNLPGPAFSAQRIADRIKLLSGGRIEVQVFAAGEVVPAFSVHEAVGNATVELGHTASFFAIGREPGLAFFTAIPFGLTPNEHNAWVLKGGGQALWDEAAARFGVKPFLGGNTGVSMGGWFRRELQSAEDVKGLTIRMVGLGAELFQRLGATAIAVPPGDIYPALERGAVDGAEFTSPGSDIQLGLWRVAPFYYAPGFNKPNGSSELVVNKALWDGLPDDLKAVVQAASEAEQAVALAEIEILNMEALATMVSTHGVRLRGFPTPMVQLARRHAADLLGELGTRSPMAGKIAAHYTAFQGRIGPWTRVSTHAALGAREV
- a CDS encoding hydroxyethylthiazole kinase — encoded protein: MDALPPRGESELPTDILGAARDGLAAVRVRRPRIHCITNTVAQAFTANALLALGAVPSMTTAPDEIAAFAGGADGLLVNLGTLEPERRAVIRTAIEAASAAGRPFLLDPVFIDRSAGRAAFARDLAALGPAAIRGNGAEIAVLDTDADALALRLGTVVAATGETDLVTDGRRLAAVANGHPLMARVTAMGCAGAAITTAFIAVGEDAFTATAAAMVVLGIAGERAAETARGPGSFASAYLDALYALEADDIAARARVTSPSQGEAS